The nucleotide sequence TTCCGGCCAAAAACTGAGGatagtttttcttttctgttgtgCTAAACCCCATGAACACAAGAGAGTCATTGTTAAATGACATCTGAGCCATTGGATGGAACCTAGGCACAGAAAATACATCTCCTTCATGAACCCTAAAACGCATGTTTCTGCACTCCGATTTCTTTGCTTCGGTGCTTGAACAAACCACTCTAACCATCCCGTGCCCTTGTAGTACTACTGTTATCTCAGTTGCCCTTGGATTCCAATGAGGCCCCATCATTGACcccttaaataaaaaaaaaaaaaaaaaaaatccacattaattaaaattaaaacgtTCGACTGGTTATACACTCTAATTAACATTAGATCAAAGACAGACCTTTGTCAAATTCACCATGAAAAAACCAATGTTTGATCCCTTTAACAAGTGGGTGTTTTTCTTGCTCACAGTTAGGCTCCAACCATTGCAATTCTCGAAATCCGGATCCTCGTCAAAAATATTATATGTCgttgtttccttcttcttcttactGTTGAATGCAATGCCATCATTGCCTAGTAGAAACGTTTTCAGGAATCGAGCCTCCAAATCCCAGAaagtttctttctttgttggAATTGCGTGGACAATGGCGGATTGGTCCGTTCCATTTACTATTGATTCTATCACTTCCTCAGAAACCTAATAATTAACAACCATTTTGCATGAAACTAAAAATGCTTATTTCTGATGACATAATGAGAACTTCCCATTGTTTGATTCTGGGTTGGAGTGGCTCATACCTTAAAAGCTGACCGAAGCAATTTCGGATCAAATCCTCGGACCAGGTCCCTAATGCTGGAGTATGGCCCTACTGCTGGATCCTGCACAAGCTTTGTAGTCAtaataaaaacttttttttgataaaaatggaTGAAAATGATCTAACAATTTATGATAAATTCAGAAagtaacaaagaaaaaggatcAGAAATAGGTCTTCTTACATATAAGTCATCATCAGAGTTGCTTGTAAAGATTGCATTAATTCTCAGCTTCTGGCGCTCAGTCTCCAAGTTACTTTGTACAAAGAAAACAGAGCCTGGGGTGAGCCTATAGAGATCACCTCTCTTTATATCCACCCTCCTAATTTTATCATCATCAGTCCAACTCAACCTCCCACTCCCTAACACCCAAAAAACAACAATAAGAAAACCAACTaagataaaataaattgtaattttatcataataaaattatttatacCGGCAAAACTGGCACACTTATCAATACTCTTAATATAtactctctaatagagatgagtGGTGCTATTGTATAGGCtcaaaattaaggaaaatttcCCTCACAACGTAAAAATGAATTAAGATGCTTTCATCAGGGTTTTAGATTCATAGTCGGACAACAGAAACATTTCTTGGACTTGAAATTTGGACCATTAATCAAGTTTCAGATTCGTAAGCATTTCTTTGATTGCGAATTTGGACCATTTGTCAAACTTTGTGATTCACAATCGTCCAACATAAGTGCATGCATTTCTTGGACCATGAATGTGAACCATTTCATCAAGGCTTCAGTACATGCATACAGCATAAACATTTATCAAGATGGTGAAATATGGTAATTTATGTTTCAGATTCACAGGAGggcaacatatatataaaagcaATTCCCAACGCAATAAAAGGGTAAATATGGTAAATGTCGGTTTCATATTCACAATCAAACAACATAAACACTTCTCTAACAACACCAGTCTGGCTCCTAGTAATCATTTGATGGAATACATGTTACCTGTGTTGACATAGAAAACCATGTATGCATGCAGAAGAACAGGAAGGAAGAGTGAGTTGGGTTCCAAAGTAATGAACTGAATATGGTAGGGTTTCCTGTGTCCGTCATTCACATCAACGGACCAGACCTCTCCGTACTCAGTCGAAACCAGCGACCGCCGTTGATCTTTCTTCACCAGAGACCCAGCCGGAGCAGCACCGTCGCCGCCTGAACCAATTTCCCCTTCATTTTTCAGTGCATTTGCTGCATGCAAAGACACAGAAAcagaaagaaggaagaagaagaagaagaagaagaagatgaaagcttttctgAACATTTTGTTGGATTTGTATTGAATTGAAAGGAAGGGGGATCTAAATAGAAGAAAATTGGGTTTAGATAAACGAGAGAGAAGGCGTTCCAATCCGGAAAGAAAGTAACGTTGTCTGTTTGCATGGGCACGTGGCCGTTGATCGAGTCACGTGGCATGTGATTAGGTCTTTCGTCTACCCGTGGAGACCATGCATTTGTCGATGGAAcactgacttttttttttaggtcaAGGGGTAGATTTCATTCCCAAAAAATTATACAACCAAAGAGTACATAGTTTAGTCTTTGAGGAAAAAAATTGTGGAACCCATGAAAGCAATTAGCTTATTGAAACAACAATGGGGGAAATTTGAGGAAGCCAAACAACAACTTAGAGCCATTGGTGGATGAGGTGGATCGGCAACAAAAGGTTAGTAATGGGGAATGGGGATCCTTCGGGTTGGATGAGACCTCCCTTCGGGAATATGAAAGTAAATTGTGATGGTGCGTGTGGTTAAAGAAATCCGGACGAGGATGGAGATAAAATTGTTATTCTAGGGTTTAAAGTGTTCTACTTTATTCTTCTCACATAGAGGGTGATACATAGTTATACAAGTTCCTATGAAATAGGAAATAGGAATCCCAATTATGCAAGGATATCCATTACATGATTTCATAcccaaaatatatatgtattccTTAATCTCAAAGTTGACTCAcgccaacactccccctcaagttggtgcgtAGATATCTCATAGGCCCAACTTGTCAAGTAAGTCTCGAAACACTCTCGCTGATACTGCATGAGTCAGTACATCGGCTAACTGTTCTTCAGACCTCATATATGGAATGTCAATCAACCTGATATCTAACTTCTCATTGATAAAATGTCTATCCACTTCAACATGTTTTGTGCGATCATGTTGAATCGCATTATTAGCTATCTCTCTTGTAACTTGATCATCGCAGTAGAATGACATAGCTCCCTGTGGTTTGAATCCTATTTCTGTGAGAAGAATCCTTAGCCATAATAATTCGCAAATCCCATGCGCCATACCCTGGTACTCTGCCTCTACCGTAGACCTAGCTAgtcgttttgttttttgcttctccaagttACAAGATTTCCTACTACAAAAGTGAAGTAGCCTAACGTATAGCGTCTATCAGTAATATTCctagcccaatcagcatctgtATATCCTTTTGTCTCCATATGCCCATGTTTCCTGAAAATCAACCTTTTGCAATGTGCACCTTTCAAATAACTCAATATTTGCATCACTGTAGCCAtatgatcctcactaggagagtgcataaattgacttaccACACTAACAACATATGCAATATCTGGCCTTGTAAGAGATAATAAATCAACCTTCCTACCAGCCTCTGGTACTTTTCCTTGTTTGCAGGAACTTGATTCGGGTAAATTGCTAGATGATGATTCTGCATGATAGGATTTTCTGCTGGTTTGCATCCCAACATCCCTATTTCAGACAAAAGATCTAGTACATAATTCCACTAAGATAAGTAAATACCATCACGAGAATGAGCAACTTCAATTCCCAAGAAGTATTTTAAGcctcctagatctttcatctcaaactccGAAAAGAAATGCTCTTGGAGTCTTCTCATCTCCTCTATGTCATCACCTGTAAccaccatatcatccacatatattaTTAACAAGGTGACTTTACTTTCCTTGCATTTGATAAATAGGGTGTGATCTGCATTCCCCTGTCGGTAGCCATATTTCTTCATCACATCaatgaatcttccaaaccaagCCCTTGGTGACTGTTTGAGTCCGTAGAGAGCTTTTCACAATCTACATACTTTGCCTGCTACATTTTGCACTCCGTACCTGGGAAGAAGATCCATGTCTCtatgtaagaaagcattttttAGATCACACTATTTCAATGGCCAGTCAAAGTTAGCAGCTAAGGATAAAAGAACTCGAATAGTATTCATTTTCGCAACAAGGGAAAATGTTTCAAGATAATCGACTCCAAATGTCTGTGTGTACCCCTTTGCTACCGATCTTGCCTTGTATTTGTCTATGGTTCCATTTGCTTTGTGTTTGATCGTGAACACCCATTTACATCCCACCGGTCTCTTCCCTTGTGGTAGTGACTCCACACTCCAAGTTCCATTTTTCTGCAAAGCTTCCATTTCGACCTCCATGGCTTTTGTCCACCAAGGATCTCGCAAAGCCTCTTCTACTTTAGTTGGAATCTTGATTCCATCCATTTTATTCACCAAGGCTTGATACTTAGGTGACAATCGATGAGTAGACACGTACTTTGCAATGGCGTATCTAACTTTTCCATCCGGAGAATACCTGTCTGGTGGTTTCCCACGATTTTGTCTAGGAGGTAACACATAAGTACTATCAATGTTGGTCAAATTATGGGTTACATCATATTGTGAATAATGTACCTTATGGATATCCTCGGGGCCATGGATGTGTACCATTGGAGGAGGGTTATTTTTTGGTGTGCTTGGACTATCAGTAATCTCTTCAACTTACTGTTGTGGCTCGGTGACATTCTGCCACTGTGTAGAGGCCTGTTCTGGCCCATTTGCAGGCTCGGCGACATGCTGTTTAGTGGGCAGCTGTGCAATTTTGTTGACTGGCGTTGGCAGACCCAAATTGGGCTCACTTATACTGGGCTCACACGGACTAGGAAACTAGAGCTGCCGCTGGACTTCACGTTGGCAAGTAGGGCTGTTGTCTTGCCTGTTTGGGATATCAAACCAACTATAATCTTCGCATATGTTCGTCTCCCCCTGAAGACTATAGTGGGTATGATCAGTGATaaaaaaacatctcattttcggAAAATGTAAATCCACAGTGACGCACATATGCCTGGTTTGTGGATGGTAACACCTATAACCTTTTTGTTGGCCATTaaatcccaaaaacacacaTTGAACTGCGCAGGGGTCCAATTTGCTTCGTTGATTTTTGTGAAGGTGCACATAGGCCACACACCCAAATATATGtggtgacaattgtagtaaggatggtAGAGTCACATGGTCAGCAAAAACTTCCATAGGGATGCGAAAACTATGTACTCTAGAAGGCATTTGGTTTATGAGATAAACTGAGTAGGTGATAGCATCTGCCCAATACGAGTGAGGTGCGTGAGCACCGATAAGAAGTGCTCAAGTGGTTTCCAAAATATGCCTGTTTTTACGTTCCGCTATACCATTTTGTTGCGGAGTTTGTGGACAAGTAGTCTTATGAAGAATGCTGTGCTCTTGAAAAATTTGAGAATGTTTCGCATTGAGATATTCGCCACCGTTATCTAATCGGAGAACCTTAATGGGAAGAGAATACTGATTTTCAACCATTTAGCAAAACTGTCGAAAAATTTGGCTTACATCACTTTTATGTTTCATGGTATAAAGCCATGTCATCCTAGTGTAGTCATCCACAAAGATAACAAACCAATGAATTCCGTAGTTAGTAGCCATTGGGGCGGGTCCCCACACATTAGAGTGAACTAACTCGAAAGGCACTGTTATTTGATTGAAACTCAAATGATAAGAAGTACGATGACTTTTTGCAAGAAGGCAATCGTTATATTGAAATCAAAGCCTGAGACGCCACTGAATAGAGACGGAagtaattttttcaaataaccaaaagaaGCATGCCCTAATTGACTATGCCATAACCAAATTGTCTTGTTTTTATTATTGTGACCACTGCTCAAATGATTCACTCGGCTTGCTGACACATCATCCATATAGTATAACCCTCTCCTCTTGGTATCACGCCTAATTATTGCCCGTGTTTGGATATCCTGAAGTAGGCAAAAAGTGGGAAACAGTAGTTCAACACAATCTAATTGCTTGGTAACTTGACCAACATACATTAGATGATTCGATAATGATGGAACTAGTAGTGTGTTGTGGATAGACAAAGATGGAGTAAGGGAAATAGAACCTGCTCCCGTTATAGGAGCAACATCACCGTTGGTTGTGACGACATTCTCTTTAGGCGGGACATCACATGATAAAATAATGATGCATCATAGGTCATATGGTCAGTAGCCTCAGAGTCTATTATCCAACCAGAGTCCAGTGTGGTGGATGCCATTAAAGCAGTACCCATTTATCCTGAATCTTCAGATTCGTCACTCATTGAAATTTGCTTAATTAGGGACAACATTAGACTGATGTCCTTATCTCTGGCTGCTGCATCCTTGATGTGCTCCAAGTCATGATCTGAAGTCGTGTTACCCTTGGGCCCAACCTAACTTGTTGCAACAACAACTACTCCAGGCCCTACTTTAGGGTCACTTGCTGTGATAGCAGCCATGCTGTCTTCGTCAACCATTGGAATTTTTCCAGTGAGGTAGCCATGCTTGCCAAGTCCGAAAGCATTAACCTCTATCATCTTCGACTAGACTTCAAAGTTCGTGTCGCTTAACCGAAATTCGAACGCTTTGAAGTTGGTGCTGGTGGATTCGCTGAAGGTGGATCCAGATTGAACATGACTCAACTTGTATGACTATCTTTCATCAGCCATCACAGAggtgttttccttttcttctttttgtttttgattttttttgttttttgcgtgtttactttatttttctcaTATAGAAGGTGATATATAGTTATACAAGTTCCTATGAAATAAGAAATAGGAATCCTAATTATATAGGGATAGCCAATACATGATTTCATATCCAAAATATATCTATATTCCTTAATCTCAAAGTTGACTCGCGCCAACAGAGGGTATGGATGGGTGGTACAGAATTTCGCAGGTATTTTTTAGGGGGCGGAGGGAGTGGGGAATTTCTCATGCGAATATAGTCTAATGGCAAATGCGGAATCGGTGCACGTGGCTTTGTTGGTTTGTATTGATATGGGGTTTGATGCATTTCATATTGAATCAAATTCTAAAGGACTTGTGGATATGATTAACGGCAAGGCTCAACCAAATGTTGCAATTAAAGTACTCCTTGATATTCAATATGTGAAGCAATGGCAGAGGTCAGTAGATGTCATTTTTACTCCTCGTATTTGTAATACGGCAACATATCTAGTGATCGCTTTCGCCTTATGGGAGGGAGGCTTTTATGGATAGGACTATTTCGAGCCAGAGTGGTTGTTTAACACTTGGGTGCAAAAATTAAGGCTCAATCAACGAGCCACTACCTAAATTTAGGGGAGTGGAGCTCGAATAAAGGAGCATGATCAAACATTTCTATGAAATATGGAACATGGAGAAATAAAGGGAAAGTGGAACTTGGAGCCCAAGTATTTTATGTCTATAAAGGAACTAGAATCCCACGAGAacaggggaaaaaaaaaggaagtatCAGATAGCTTTACAATGTCTTGCAATTATTTTGAACAAAGACTGACTTGAGCGTTGAGTGTCGTGGACTTCTCATCACGATTACATGATTTACTTGTTAGAAGATTGGAGGATCTGAATATTTCCACTCCAATAGTTGACACCGTTTGTGGGAAACTTAAAAAGGCGTATGGAGAAGCCATGAACATCGTCTTAGCTACAATGGGGGCATGGATTAAAAACCCCAACAACAAAGATTATCTACCCTTCTTTATGATTTCACAAATTGGCAAGAAAAGTGGTAACGTCGCAAACGACCTTGGATGGATTATGGGTGAGtgttgaaggaagaaagaaaaatcagaAATGCATGATGGCTATTAGACGTGAGACGAGCTGAGAATGTGAGGCACGTCGTATATCACGCGAACAAGAAGATGAgaatttctttgcttttttttttagtatttatcagcaagaaattaaaataacttTTATGATAATATAATCCTGAATAAATATCAACTATATATACTGAtcgttatttttattaatttggagTCCTGATATTAAGTAATGATTCAAAGTTCAGCGTTGCACCAACCAACTTCGGCAGCATACAAGCCTCCATCCTCGGCCTCTGCTCCATGGATGTTGTTTATGCTACAAAGTGGGCATGAGTCAAAGACCCCAAACAGATAAgttttatgatttcttttacaatttcatgaaatttataGCCTTTTGTCATTGCAATTCGTGCAGTAGCACAAGAGGAAAGAGATTCGCTCACTTCGGAATCTTTACAAAAGAATTTCCATTAAAAAGTCAGCAAATTTCGAGTAATTTAGAGTGGGTAACCACATTTCATATCTATGTATGTATGCAGTATTAGCATTCAGTTATGATATGGCTGACAAACCATTAAAGTGGGGGGCATGATTTTAACGATGATACTTCTTTAGTTTGGTGTGACAAAAAGGGTGAAACCCTTGCTAGCAATTCAAATAATAGGAAACAATTTGTCAGTAAGCAATTGAATGGGAGAAGGACATTTGACAATGCAAGtgttgaaaacttgaaagtgaaaCTAGGCTAAAGCAACGCAACTCATCCCTAGCAACATGCAAGCTTTTGTCCTCTGCGAATGCTCCAATCCACTTCATTGTTAAAATGAGACGATTGGTTAGTCTCAGGATTAAAGCCATCCAACAATGCTAATTCAAATGAGCTAATAAAGCCATTAAGCACCAATTAATTGGAAATGGAGCATGAGCTAAACCCCAAGCAGGGAAgatttcttctcttttattatttcaaGGTTATTGCGTGAAGTATGCATTTTTATCATAGCATGTAACAAAATGGCATGGTAAGACATTTTACTATGGGTCTTCTTTAATACAGCTTAAGATGAGGGAACGAGTATCATCCATTCATGGCTCTACAAAAGAAATGTTTAAAATTCTCAAATGTTATAGATAGGTATCTAAGTTTTCCAGTAACGTATACAGTCGTCCAATTGTGCAAAAGTCATATTTGTGCAGTGAAATTTTTAATAACCAGAAATAGGCATAAGCTCAAGGCAACAGAGCTGCTATCTCTATTCTAGGTTATGTATGATGGTTGTAATTGAAAACGACATTTGCCAAGAGTGACAATAAAATTATTCACAATTCATGCCTTCATATACTTTGTCTACTGAATGGAGCTGATCAAATGGGGGCAAGTAACTAACATTCAAATGCCTACTTCTCACAAGGTGCATTAAGTGCAGGGCATTATCTCAAGAGTCATCTGCAGATgagaaaagaaggaaataagTAAGCACATCCCTCCATTATGTGTTGAATAGCTTGCATAGTGAGGGTAACTAATATTCAACTCCAAGATGTAGTCATGGCCGAGGGCCGAACTCATGACCGAGTAACATTTCCATGGTCAAAGACCGAACTTATGGCACAAGTTAAAGCCTCCAAGAGAAGAACTCTTTTGGCCCCCTCTTTTACAATCTCATTTGCATGAAACGATATTGTTAAAAGTTATAACACTGCAGGTGTTAGAGGAATTTCTTAGTCACCTAACAAGATAAGACTTCTCACCATATTCTAATTTTTGACAATAGGATCATGATAAGATTTTCAATTATCAAATATTTTCGGAGCAGTCAATTGCCATTAAACTTCATAGGCTTAATATAACAGGAAAGCAATGCAATTCATGGGACATGACATTGCATGAAACTATAATATGACTATTGCATACACTGACTTGCAGATAGTGTGAAAATTGATGCGGTTGCTTTTCTTTTGCTTGTGGGAGTCGAAGCTCCCATATGAATATACTAgttcctttttcattttttttatttgtttctccGTTCGTAGCTCTCAGTGCATGTCGGCATGTGGAACTTGATTCATTATCAGTTGACATCAGGAGTGCAGGCCCCCATGCCTCACTTGAACTAgatgttttgtttatttaatatCTGGATCTAGGTTCATTGCTTATTGATATATTGTAGAGAAGATACACTCTCATGCCTCACTTGAACACCAACACAGTTGGTGATTTTTTTACTACATGTGTTTCATAACCTTGGGACGATGTTATCAATATGTATATGTGAATATGCAGAGTTGAATTGCTTTTATATGCACAAGTACGCATAATTCTCATGAAGGGACAAAACTTCTGCTTGACCAAGTTGAGTCTAACAAAAAATTGTTGAAGACATTTGTGTAATCAGGACATAGGATATGACAATATTGAAAAGCCACTTATAGGGAGTGTACTCAAGACTTCTGAGCAAAAGAACACTCTACATCAACTCCATCAAAGACGAAGTTGCCtgaaaggaatgttcaaatagAAGAATTCAGCATGTGAATGTTTAAGGCGCAACAACTATGGGTGCCGTACCAACTTGCGTATGTGCTAAGGTCCAACTTTTTTCCACTATTAGAATGATTTCTTATGAATGATTTATCATGAACTAGTATCTATGAATTTGAGACCAATgatcaaaaatataaaattaagctAACGTCTCAAAATTTAAGATTGAAAATCGAAGATCACATGGGTTAAGTCCGAATTAAGATTGATAACCCAAGATGAAATGGGTTAAGACCGAATCAAAATCGAAAACCTAAGATCAAATAGGTTAAGACCGAACTAAGATCGAAAACTCAAGATCGAATGGGTTGAGACCAAACTAAGATCGAAAATCCAAGGTCGAATGGTTGAGACCGAACTAAGATCCAAAACCCAAGATCGAATGGGTTGAGACCGAATTAAGATCGAAAAACCAAGATCGAATGGGTTAAGATCAAATTAAAATCGAAACTTAAGACCAAATAGGGTCAAAAGGATCGAGATTGAACACAAACTTAGGCAACAAACACAAAGATCGTAAAATGGCCGAATGCCCAAGACCGAGGGTCAAAGACCCTAGACCGAATTATGGCCAAAGCCCAAGACCGAGgattaaaaacccaaaacc is from Pyrus communis chromosome 10, drPyrComm1.1, whole genome shotgun sequence and encodes:
- the LOC137748810 gene encoding vicilin-like seed storage protein At2g18540 — protein: MFRKAFIFFFFFFFFLLSVSVSLHAANALKNEGEIGSGGDGAAPAGSLVKKDQRRSLVSTEYGEVWSVDVNDGHRKPYHIQFITLEPNSLFLPVLLHAYMVFYVNTGSGRLSWTDDDKIRRVDIKRGDLYRLTPGSVFFVQSNLETERQKLRINAIFTSNSDDDLYDPAVGPYSSIRDLVRGFDPKLLRSAFKVSEEVIESIVNGTDQSAIVHAIPTKKETFWDLEARFLKTFLLGNDGIAFNSKKKKETTTYNIFDEDPDFENCNGWSLTVSKKNTHLLKGSNIGFFMVNLTKGSMMGPHWNPRATEITVVLQGHGMVRVVCSSTEAKKSECRNMRFRVHEGDVFSVPRFHPMAQMSFNNDSLVFMGFSTTEKKNYPQFLAGKYSVLQTLDKLVLAASFNVTSKTIDQLLSAQADSFIIDCTSCAEEEEKAMLEEIEKKREEEEAKKREKEEARKREQEEQDRKREEEEAKKREEEEREKEARKQEEEQAAREREEEAAREREEEAVREREKEAAKEQEEEAAREREEEAAREQEEQAAREREEQAAKQREEQAAREREEQEAAREREEQEAAREREEEAARRREEEGRQGGDERRQEEERERERRQQEEWERREEDAQREQEEARRQQQERQGRAGQPEEQEGGGGGFNADEGRRYLSALKV
- the LOC137747806 gene encoding uncharacterized protein, which gives rise to MDGIKIPTKVEEALRDPWWTKAMEVEMEALQKNGTWSVESLPQGKRPVGCDDIEEMRRLQEHFFSEFEMKDLGGLKYFLGIEVAHSRDGMLGCKPAENPIMQNHHLAIYPNQVPANKEKYQRLVGRKHGHMETKGYTDADWARNITDRRYTILLTEIGFKPQGAMSFYCDDQVTREIANNAIQHDRTKHVEVDRHFINEKLDIRLIDIPYMRSEEQLADVLTHAVSARVFRDLLDKLGL